Part of the Deinococcus detaillensis genome is shown below.
GGCTTGAGTTGTCTGGCCAGATCACACCACACGCCCGGATACCGGGTTTGTGCCTCAGGTGCTACCCTTTCGTCATGCCTCTACTCGACACCGTCCGCAACCTGGCCCCTTACCTCCAGTCTTGGCTGGAATACCAGCGCGATCTGGCACGGGTGCCGGGCGTACAGGTGGCGGTGCGGGTCGGGGGTGAGCTGGCGGCGTCGTTTGCGCTGGGCGTGGCGAACGAGGCCATCGGGCAACGGCTCACCCCGCAGCATCTCTTCCGGATCGCCTCACACTCCAAGACCTTCACGGCCACAGCTATCTTCCAGCTGGCCGAAACCGGAAAGTTGCGCTTGGACGATTTGGCGGGTCGCTGGCTGCCGGAACTGGCGGGATCGCCCGCAGCGGAACTGACAGTGCGGGCTTTGCTGGGGCATCAGTCCGGCATCAACCGCGATGGGGCCGACAGCGACTACTGGCAGCAGCTCCACGATTTTCCTGACCGCGACGCTCTGGTGGCCCTGTGCCGGGCAGACGCCGTGTTCCCGCAGAATCAGTTCTTCAAGTACTCGAACATGGGCTACTCCCTGCTGGGCCTGATCATCGAGGCGGCCAGCGGCCAGACCTATGAGGACTACGTGGCCGCGCACATCACCGGGCCGCTCGCGCTGACCAACTTGGGGCCGGAACTGCCGCGAGAACGCGAAACTGAGCTGGCCGCCGGACACAGCGGACGGCTGGCAGGCAACGATGCCCGGCGGGTACTGCCGTCCACAGACACGCGGGCGATGGCAGCGGCCACGGGTTTTTACGGCACGGCGGAGGATGTCACGGCCTATTTTGCCGCGCACGCGCTGGGACGCGGCGAACTGCTCACGGACGCGTCCAAACGTTTGATGCAGCGCAAAGAATCCGAGATCAAGCGCCCTGCTGAGCGCTGGTACGGGCTGGGACTCTTCGTCGAGAAGATCGGGGGCCGCACGGTCGTGGGCCATTCGGGCGGCTTTCCTGGGCACATCACGCAGTCGTGGCTCGATCCGGAATCTGGCCTGAGCGTGTCCGTCCTCACGAACTGTCTGGGCGGCCCCGCCACCGAATGGGCGACGAACCTCATCAAGCTGATTGATCTGGCGGTGAACGCGCCCCAGAAAAAGATTGCCGACGCGCCGGGCTTTGATCTGGACACTTACACTGGCCGGTTTGCCACCGACTGGGGCGTATTCGACCTGGTCAATCTGGGAGGCCGCTTGGTGTCTCTGACGCCGCAGGGCGACTCTGCCATGAGCGCCACGGAACTGACTGTGGTGGACGCCGATACGCTGATGCCTGAACCGGAAGCCGGCTTCAGTGCAGTCGGTGAGCCGTTTGAGTTTCATCGCACGGCGGCGGGCGATATCGAGTGGGTGCGTCAGGGCGGCGGGCGGGCCTGGCCCGTCGCGGCGTACCGGCAGCGTGTGGGCCTCGCCCCACTGCCCTGAGCAGTGACGTAAATGGCCAGCTCCATCCAGCTCCTGACCTGCGCTGAAACTGACCGGCACAGCTGCGAACAGACGCTCAGTGACGCACTTTCAACTGGCTGACGGTTCGATCAGCCGCACTTCTACCCGGTTGCGGCCCCCATTCTTGGCCGCGTAGAGCGCGTCATCAGCGGCCCGGATCACGTCTTGTAGCAGCGTCGTGGGTTCCAACCGGGCAACAGCGGCTCCCAGACTGACGGTCAGGCTGAGCTCAGGGCACACGGTGGACCAGTCGTAGTCCTGGATGGTTCGGCGCAGGTGCTCGCACACCGCCAGAGTGTCGGTCTGGCTGGTTTCTGCCAGGAGCAGCACAAACTCCTCGCCGCCGTAGCGGGCCAGCAGGTCTCCACGGCGCAACTGGCCCCGCAGCAGCCCGGCCACCTGACGCAGCACCTCGTCGCCGATCAGGTGCGAGAAGCGGTCGTTCACCGACTTGAAATGATCGATGTCGCACACCACGATGCTCACCCGTTGGGCCGGTGACAATTCGGACAGCGCCGCGTCGAAGGCCCGCCGGTTGAGCAGCCCGGTCAGCGCGTCCTCATTGGCATGTTGTTCAAGTCGGGCCATGAGTTCGGCGGTCTGGGCCTGGGCCGCCAGCAGGTCACGGTTGGTGGATTCCAGACGGGCATTCAGTTCACTCAACTCGGCATTCCGGTGCTGGGCTGTCAACCGTTCGCGTTCGGCCTGTTCAAGATCAAACCGCACTCTCAGGCTCTGAATCCGCTGATCGGAAGCGGCGCTGAACAATTCCCCCTTGAGTTGGAGATGCTGTTCAATGTGATTGAACGCTTCCCGGTACTGGCCCGCCTGCTGGCAGAGGTTCGACAAAGCCAGGTCAATGGCGCACAGCTTGTCGCGGAGCTGACCCTGCTCAGCCAGGGTTCGGGCGCGGTGCAGGGCGCTCTGGGCGTCCTCCACCTCACCGGACTCGCCCAGCAGTTCGCCCAAACGCAGCAGGCTCTCAGTCTGCCCCTGCTCATCTCCAATCTTCTGGCACAGCTTCAGGCTCCGCTCAAAGAGGTGACGCGCTTTTTCCCGGTTCCCCTGCTGCTGCGCTGCCCGTCCCAGGAGCAGATCGAGACCGGCTAGGCTGGCTTGATCTCTGGTCTCCATCAGCAGGCGGGCCTTTAAGTACATGGTCTCGGCTTCCGGAAACTGCTTCAAACCGAAGTGAGCGTATCCAGCGTTTTGGAACACCAGGGCGTCCAGCATGGGGTCTTCCTCAGCTTGTACGTTCAGGCAGGCGAGGGCGGCCTCCAACGCGTCGTTATACCCCCCTATCTCGTTATAGGACACACTGAGATTGTTAAGGGTGCGCCGTTCCACGGAGAGCAGAGCATGTTGCCGACTGAGGTCCAGAGCCATGAAGTGGTAATGCAGTGCATTGGGATGATCGCTCATAGTGCTGTAGGTTGCCCCGATATTGAGGAGCGCGTTGGCCTCGTCTTCGACATTTTCTAAGGTTACACTCAGGTGCTTGACCTGCAAGAAGAGTTCCAGAGCTTCGACTGGACGGCCCCGGCGGGCCTTCACGATGCCCAGTACGTTTAGACTGTCGCGCTGGCCCTCCTGATCCTCCAGTTCCACGTAGAGGTGCAGCGCCCGCCGCAGTTCCGGCTCCGCCGCATTGAAATTTCCCTGATTCATCAGTCCATACCCGAGATAAAGGGTGGCACGAACCAATTCAGCGGTGTCCAGTGGCTGTTCCAACAGTAGACGCGAGGCGCGAACACATTCCTGCGGGTTGCTGCCTTGGCAAGCCCAGGCCGTGTCCAGCAGCGCCCGGATCTGATCCAGGGAGAGGGGAGAGGCATCGGAGCTGGGAGCCGGCGTGGATGACGCCGTTTCAGGTGAAATTGGCCGTTGGGAGTTGGCGAGATCTTTCACTAAGCGCATCCTGGTCACATCAAACGAACCTCAGAATGTATTTTACTCGTTCCCCCCTCACAGCAACATCTCGGCTGCTTGAAAGAGCATTCAGGTTTCCATCTTCTGCCAGACTTTCCAGCTCCTGATCCAGAACTGCCCTGCCCGGTCATAGGCATACACTTGAGCGTTCCCCTGAAGCTCGTCAAGCATTCCGGTGTCGAGGAACGCCAGTTTGGTGAGCACCTCCGCGTTGGTCGGGCAGTTCGCGACCACCGTGACCTGAATCAGATCCGATTCGAGCGGGCGTGCCGTGCGTGGGTCGATAAGGTGATGGCCGCCCTCCCACGCCCGTTTGAGTGTGCTGGAGGTGGCCACGCCCCATGTCCCTGCCGGACAGTCCAGATACAGCGGCGTGCCACCAAGCGGGTGCGCGATCTCCACGGCAAAAGCCGCAGATTGCCGGGTGATCAGGTCGCCGCCCGCATTGATGAAGCCGTCTCCAGATATCCGGGTAAACGCGCGTTCGGCGATCCAGGATTTCGCCGTTCCGCCCAGATCGAGCCGCAGACCGGCGGCTAGGCGGATCACCTCTGGGGTGCAAACCACTTCCGAGGTGTCCAGCACGGTGGCCGCCGTGCCGCGGCGCTCACCGATTGCCTGCGCGTACCCGGCCACCTCCAGCGCTGTCAGCACTGCCGGAGTCACCAGTCCGGAGGTTTCGCGGGCCACCGAAAGAGCGTGGCCGATTGCCTCAACCAGAATGCCGGGTGGGGCCCGGAGGACGCCCCGGGCATTCAGTTCGGTGAGCGGCGAGGCCTGGAAGCGGGTGAGCAGCGCTTCAGCCTGTTCGATCTCACACGCCGCCGCCTCGGCCCCTTCGCCCTGAATCACGATCTGACTGCCGAGCGCGTGCAGCGAAAGCGTCCGGCTCACCTCCTGCCAGGCACCGGGGGGCCGCCGCGCCTGCTCACCTCCTCTGTCAGGCGCAGCCCGAAAGTGAAGAGAGCGCAGGTGAGTGCCGTGCCGTACAGCACACCCAGGTGATCGCTGCCGGTCAGTACGCCGTGAAGCGTCAGCATGCCGAAGGCTGGATACGCTGCCAGGTGAAGGGCCCGCCAGACCTTGAGGCTCAGCCGCTTTCGCCATCTGGTCGAGAGGTACACCAGGGCCAGCCCATACAGGCCGAGGGTGCCCAGTCCGACGGCGAGCGGCGCGAAACTTGACGCTCCGGGCAGCAGTACGCCGCGCAGAGGCTGAGCGTACTTGCCGTCCACCATCAAAAACAGCCCGTGCGCTCCTCCCATGATCAGCGCGAAACCGCTGAGCAGTCCGTGCCAGCCGTACTGCTGGGCGCGGGCCAGCCAGGCCGGAGCGGAGCGGCTGCCGAGCAGGGCTCCGAAGGTTACCGTGACCGCTAGCGCCAGGTAGGCGACGATCCCGGTGGCCCGCAGCAGCGACCAGGCGAGCGGGCCGGGGGTCAGGTGCAGGGCGCTGAGAACGAAACTGCCCAACAGAAGCGTGCCCAGGGCCAGTGCCAGCAGCGCGTTCCAGCGATTTGCGCTGACGGCATTGGAAAGGGTGGCGGCAGGAAGAGGGGAGCGGGTTTGGGCTGACGGCGTGCCCAGAGAGAACTCCCGCGCACCTTGAACGTTGGGCTTGGTCATGGGTACCTCCGGAACGATTGATACTGAACGGAGCAACACTTTGGAAGGAGTGCCGGGCGATCGGCACCAGGGGCGGTCCGACACCTGCCGACTTGACCCTCAGGCAGAGATCAGCTGAGGACGCATTCGCACCTGTGTGACGGACAGTGCCACGAAGGCGGCCTCCGCCACAAGCGAGATGATTCCAGCCGGCTCGCCCCAGTTGCCGATGTCGCCGGTGGCGTTCGGTAGACCGGTGGTCCGGGTCAGCACGAAGCCGATGATCGCTCCCAGCGAGATCAGGGTGCCCAGTGCGTACCCCTGCCGCCAGTGGGTACTCAGCAGCCAGGCTCCAGCGGCGGCACACCCCGCAACGAGCAGGATGTACATCCAACCCAGGTACGGCGTTTCCCCGAGCTTGCCGGGAATATCCCGGTAATGCATGAACGCGACGACCGTGAGCACAACGAGTGAAGTGAGGCGAATTAAATTCATGGAATCTCCCTGGAAACGGTGGCGAGCAAAACGGAAACTGAACTGGCGGGCGGCAAACAACTCAGCTGGCAGAGGTGGTCGCGATCACCGGGGCGGCCGGTCTGCGGACGATCCTGGGGACAGCCTGGCGGACGAGGGGCGCTGCCGGTTGAGCGCTCAAAGCGGGCGCTGCCTGTGGGGTGAGACGCGGCGTTGTCGCCGACTGGTGCGGTGCGATTGCTGATGGCTCCGGAACGCGCTGGACGGCCCGTACCAGACGGACAGCAGAGGTGTCTTCGGTCCGCCCTTCCTGGTCGGATCCCTCCGATTCATCCTCATGTGTTGACCGGAGACGTTCGGGTTTTTCTGAGGCCGGGTCCTGGCTGACCGACTGGCGCGGCGAGGCCACGACACTGATAGGGGCGTCCTGTGCGGCGGCCTCCCAGATCTGCGGAGCTGGCACCAGTTCAGGCAGCCGGGCCGATATGGGGTCAACCGCCTGGGCAGTCTGCTGCTCCCCTGCCTTGGTGGGCCTGACGTGGGCCAGGGGTGAGTAGATAGCGGTGCCGAGGCCCACCGTCAGACTGAGGGCCATCAGGAGGGAGAGGCGGGTGGCGCGGACAGCATTAAATTTCTTCGGCTGTTTGGGCATGGCTGCTCCTGGGAAGAGATGGGGTGATGGGGTTTTCGCTCGAACCGCTGAAAGTAAACTGCTGAATGCAAGGTACCGGGCCCCGGTTATCTCCAGGTTATGTGGCCCGTAATCGCCCGGTAATCGCGTCCGGGTAGCTTCACACCATGTCCCCAGTTCCCGTTGTCACTCCGCTCGGTGCTTGTCTGTCCCTGAACGCGCGACCAAACCGCGTGCGCCTGAACACATGAGGATTCTGCTGGTTGAAGACGAGGCCGCCATTGCGCTGCCGGTGCGCCGCGCCCTGGCCGCCCAGGGGTATGAGGTGCAGGAAGCCGCCGATCTCACTCAGGCCCGTATGGTTCTCCAGAACTTCGAGCCAGACTTGGCGATCCTCGATGTCCGCCTGCCCGAGGACGAGTCCGGGGGCTTCACCCTGGCCCGCGAGATGAGGAGCGCCGGTTCGCAATCGGCTGTGCTTTTTTTGACGGCCCGCGACACCTTAGTAGACCGGCTCGAAGGCCTGGACCTCGGCGGCGACGATTACCTGACAAAGCCCTTTCACCTCTCCGAGCTGCTGTCGCGGGTGCGGGCCTTGCTGCGCCGGGTCAGCGAAACCAAAACCGACGCTCTGAGCTACGGCCCTTTGCAACTCGACCTCGTGACCCGGCAGGTGCAGTGGCGAGGCCAGCGTGTCGTGCTGGGATCACGGGAATATGACCTGCTCGAGCGGCTGGCCCGCACACCCGGCCGCGTCTATTCTCCGGAGGAACTGCTCGATTTGGTGTGGGCAGGCCGCGCCAGTGACCTCGGCGTGGTCAAGGTCTGCGTTCATCACCTGCGCGGCAAGCTCGGCCCGGAAGTCGTCCGGACCGAGGCACGTGGCTACACGCTGGGCCTGAGCGCCACACCGTGAAGCTGCAAATCCGGCCAGTCAAGGCAACATAACCGGCGCGTTTCCGGTGGCCCAGTAATGCTCGCGTAACAGGTCTGATCTAGGGTCAGGACGTTGAGCCAGACAAGTTCCGGTCGCGATTGGGGCAGATTTCCCTGCATAAAAGAGTGCCGCTCCTCTGCTCATTCGTTACCGCGCCCTGACGAGAAACGTTTCTCAACATGAGGAGAATGCTATGAAATTTGCTCACTTTATGGCCACGCCAACTGGCCGTCTGCTCCGTGCGGCGGTCGGGTTGGCCCTGATCGGCCGGGGCTACTCGCTCGGCAACGCCGTGGTGATGGCGGTGGGGGCCGTGCCGCTCCTGGCCGGGGGCTTCAACGTCTGCCTGATCGCTCCCTTGCTGCACGCCCCGTTGCTTGGCCGGAACGCCGTCTGACCTAAGCTGCCGACCCGCTGGCTGCTAACGATTTGCGACGCTGGTGCGTGCCCAAAGTGGTGCGGCTGATCCTGGCCCAGACCCTCAACTTTCGGGGTCTCGCCGCTTGCCCAGAAACCCCTCAATTC
Proteins encoded:
- a CDS encoding response regulator transcription factor encodes the protein MRILLVEDEAAIALPVRRALAAQGYEVQEAADLTQARMVLQNFEPDLAILDVRLPEDESGGFTLAREMRSAGSQSAVLFLTARDTLVDRLEGLDLGGDDYLTKPFHLSELLSRVRALLRRVSETKTDALSYGPLQLDLVTRQVQWRGQRVVLGSREYDLLERLARTPGRVYSPEELLDLVWAGRASDLGVVKVCVHHLRGKLGPEVVRTEARGYTLGLSATP
- a CDS encoding YgaP-like transmembrane domain; amino-acid sequence: MKFAHFMATPTGRLLRAAVGLALIGRGYSLGNAVVMAVGAVPLLAGGFNVCLIAPLLHAPLLGRNAV
- a CDS encoding serine hydrolase domain-containing protein; this translates as MPLLDTVRNLAPYLQSWLEYQRDLARVPGVQVAVRVGGELAASFALGVANEAIGQRLTPQHLFRIASHSKTFTATAIFQLAETGKLRLDDLAGRWLPELAGSPAAELTVRALLGHQSGINRDGADSDYWQQLHDFPDRDALVALCRADAVFPQNQFFKYSNMGYSLLGLIIEAASGQTYEDYVAAHITGPLALTNLGPELPRERETELAAGHSGRLAGNDARRVLPSTDTRAMAAATGFYGTAEDVTAYFAAHALGRGELLTDASKRLMQRKESEIKRPAERWYGLGLFVEKIGGRTVVGHSGGFPGHITQSWLDPESGLSVSVLTNCLGGPATEWATNLIKLIDLAVNAPQKKIADAPGFDLDTYTGRFATDWGVFDLVNLGGRLVSLTPQGDSAMSATELTVVDADTLMPEPEAGFSAVGEPFEFHRTAAGDIEWVRQGGGRAWPVAAYRQRVGLAPLP
- a CDS encoding ferric reductase-like transmembrane domain-containing protein encodes the protein MTKPNVQGAREFSLGTPSAQTRSPLPAATLSNAVSANRWNALLALALGTLLLGSFVLSALHLTPGPLAWSLLRATGIVAYLALAVTVTFGALLGSRSAPAWLARAQQYGWHGLLSGFALIMGGAHGLFLMVDGKYAQPLRGVLLPGASSFAPLAVGLGTLGLYGLALVYLSTRWRKRLSLKVWRALHLAAYPAFGMLTLHGVLTGSDHLGVLYGTALTCALFTFGLRLTEEVSRRGGPPVPGRR
- a CDS encoding FAD:protein FMN transferase, with the protein product MSRTLSLHALGSQIVIQGEGAEAAACEIEQAEALLTRFQASPLTELNARGVLRAPPGILVEAIGHALSVARETSGLVTPAVLTALEVAGYAQAIGERRGTAATVLDTSEVVCTPEVIRLAAGLRLDLGGTAKSWIAERAFTRISGDGFINAGGDLITRQSAAFAVEIAHPLGGTPLYLDCPAGTWGVATSSTLKRAWEGGHHLIDPRTARPLESDLIQVTVVANCPTNAEVLTKLAFLDTGMLDELQGNAQVYAYDRAGQFWIRSWKVWQKMET
- a CDS encoding tetratricopeptide repeat-containing diguanylate cyclase translates to MEQPLDTAELVRATLYLGYGLMNQGNFNAAEPELRRALHLYVELEDQEGQRDSLNVLGIVKARRGRPVEALELFLQVKHLSVTLENVEDEANALLNIGATYSTMSDHPNALHYHFMALDLSRQHALLSVERRTLNNLSVSYNEIGGYNDALEAALACLNVQAEEDPMLDALVFQNAGYAHFGLKQFPEAETMYLKARLLMETRDQASLAGLDLLLGRAAQQQGNREKARHLFERSLKLCQKIGDEQGQTESLLRLGELLGESGEVEDAQSALHRARTLAEQGQLRDKLCAIDLALSNLCQQAGQYREAFNHIEQHLQLKGELFSAASDQRIQSLRVRFDLEQAERERLTAQHRNAELSELNARLESTNRDLLAAQAQTAELMARLEQHANEDALTGLLNRRAFDAALSELSPAQRVSIVVCDIDHFKSVNDRFSHLIGDEVLRQVAGLLRGQLRRGDLLARYGGEEFVLLLAETSQTDTLAVCEHLRRTIQDYDWSTVCPELSLTVSLGAAVARLEPTTLLQDVIRAADDALYAAKNGGRNRVEVRLIEPSAS